In Amblyraja radiata isolate CabotCenter1 chromosome 15, sAmbRad1.1.pri, whole genome shotgun sequence, the genomic window ggcaaatatcctcttgcgtaaatttggtgcgtgtgcagatgtggtgaagatgtcgctatttagagcatactgcacacccctctacactgcgcacctgtggtcgaactatttaaagacaagtatgcagagactaaagtgaATTAAGagataaaggtggcatataacgatgccaggagaacactgctaaggcaacctagatggtgtagtgccggtaatatgtttgtggctgcaggagtcagtactttagaagctatcctaagacaccacatgtataaattcatttgcaggataaatgactctaaaaatgtgcttattgtggccttgacaaacataagggttagcactacacgctacgaatcccagttgtggagacactggtatcgttgtctcgttgtaggacattgatcatcttttaatctggatttttaacttaagtattgtgggtttttgttaaatataaattatgatgtttttatgtgatataccatgattttatatatatttttgatatttgatatgcaatgcatttttaatgtaatgttgccccttgtctggaccttgagtccgtaataaagttgattattattattattattattattattattgtacacacaagaaactgcagatgctgactttgtgaaagaagacacaaagtgttgaggcaactcagcgggtcaggcagcatctgtggagaacatggtttaGGGGCCGGGACACTTCTACAGACctaatcaagtctgaagaagggtctcgactctgaaacgacacccattccttctcccccgcgacgctgttgcctgagccgctgacttcctccagcacttggttgtGTGTCCCCCCGGTGTAAACCAAAGGTTATAGAGgagcatctttggtgtaaaccagcatctgtagctccctccctctcactccctcctccATGTACCGGGGCGGGGCTCCGGGCCGCCCATCACATCACATCCCCTCGCCACCAACATGGCGGCCGCCGAGACGCAGGGCCGCTTCGGGCAGTCGGTGAAGGGGCATCTCTCCGATAAAGTGTCCGCCTGCACCACCGACGTGATCGCCCTCACCAAGCAGATCCTGAAGGGTTCCCGCAGCTCCGAGGTACCgcggggcgggaggaggagggtggagaggtggtggtggaggagggtggagagaaacggagggggggagagggagggagggagggataaatagggagaaggaagggaaagggtgaatgagagagagagggaggaagaaagaaagagagaggatagattggggaagagaggagagaaagataggaaagaggtgggggaggagtggagtgggagagaggaaggaattatagacaataggtgcaggagtaggccattcggcccttcgagccagcaccgccattccatgtgatcatggctgatcatccccaatcagtaccccgttcctgccttctccccatatcccttgactccgctatcttgactcgccatcccaggaattaaccttgtaaacctacgctgcactctctcaatagcaagaatgtccttcctcaaattaggggaccaaaactgcacactatactccaggtgtggtctcactagggctctgtacaactgcagaaggacctctttgctcctatatttgatttctcttgttataaaggccaacatgccattcgctttcttcactgcctgctgtatctgcatgcttactttcatagactgatgaacaaggatccccagattccgttgtacttccccttttcccaatttgacgccatttagatagtaatctgccttcctgttttttatgccaaagtggataacctcacatttatccacattaaacttcatctgccatgcatctgcccactcccccaacctgtccagtcaccctgcattctcattgcatcctcctcacagttcacacagccacccagctttatgtcatctgcaaatttgctaatgttactttgaatcccttcatccaaatcattgatgtatattgtaaatagctgcggtccagcaccgagccttgcggtaccccactagtcactgcctgccattctgaaagggatccgttaatccctaatctttgtttcctgtctgccacccaattttctatccatgtcagcactctacccccaataccatgtgccctaattttgcccactaatctcctatgtggaaccttatcaaatgatttctgaaagtccaggtacactacatccactggctctcccttgtccattttcctagttacatcctcaaaaaattccagaagattagtcaagcatgatatcccctttgtaaatccatgctgactcggaccgatcctgttactgctatccaaatgtgcgggtatttcatcttttataatcgactccagcatcttccccaccaccgatgtcaggctaactggtctataattccctgttttctctctccgcctttcttaaaaagtgggataacattagctaccctccaatccacaggaactgatcctgagtctatagaacattggaaaattatcaccaatgcatccacgatttctagaaccacttccttaagtagcctgggatgcagaccatcaggccctgtggatttatcagccttcagtcccatcagtctacccaacaccatttcctgcctaatgtggatttccttcagttcctcggtcaccccagatcctctggcctctactatatcaggaagattgcttgggtcctccttagtgaagacgcatccaaagtacctgttcaattcatctgccatttccttgttccccgtaataaccataaccatataacaattacagcacggaaacaggccatctcgacccttctagtccgtgccgaacacatattctcccctagtcccatatacctgcgctcacaccataaccctccattcctttcccgtccatataactatccaatttatttttaaatgataaaaacgaacctgcctccaccaccttcactggaagttcattccacacagccaccactctctgagtaaagaagttccccctcatgttacccctaaacttctgtcccttaattctcaaggcatgtccccttgtttgaatcttccctactctcagtgggaaaagcttatccacgtcaactctgtctatccctctcatcattttaaagacctctatcaagtccccccttaaccatctgcgctccaaagaataaagccctaacttgttcaacctttctctgtaacttagttgctgaaacccaggcaacattctagtaaatctcctctgtactctctctattttgttgacatccttcctataattaggcgaccaaaattgtacaccatactccagaattggcctcaccaatgccttgtacaattttaacattacatcccaacttctatactcaatgctctgatttataaattcacctttttcggtcttcaagggtccaactttggtcttaactaattttttcctcttcacatacctaaagaagcttttattatcctcctttatattctttgctagcttaccttcgtacctcatcttttcttcccgtattgtctttttcgttttggcctttattgctagggggattgagtataaaaacacggaggtcttgctgcagctgtacacagtattagtgagaccacatttggaatactgtgtacagttctggggtccatacttaaggaaggatgtactagccctggaggcagtgcagcgaaggtttacaagattaattcctgcaatgaggggattgacatatgaggaaaggttaagtaagctggagctctactctttggagtttaggagaatgagaggcgatctcattgaaacatataagatcgtgaggggccttgatcgggtggatgcaccgaggatgttcccaatgatcggggaaactagaactaggggacatagttgcagaataagggggggctcttttaaaactgaggtgaggaagaacttcttcaccaagagggtggttaatttatggaattcactgccccagggagcagtggaagcagaaacgttaaatatatttaagtctaaaatagatggttttttagctgccgaggggataaggggctacggggagagggcagggatatggacctaggtatggttagtatagtaagacctgagtgatctcctggacaagtgtcgatcgcctggattggggtcggagaggaatttcccggattttttttcccgaattggacctgggtttttatccgtttttttgcctcccccaggagatcacgcggttcttggggtggagaggggtgatagcggtataaaggggagggtagtgtcttgtgttctgtgtcttgtgtctactgtttgtgggtaagtgtgtctgtttagtgttcagccatgagcgaatggcggtgcgggctcgacggacctggtggtctactctcgcacctactttctatgtttctatgtttctatgttaccttaTGTTgccctttaaacattacccaaacctcttgcttcccgctcatgtttgctacgttgtacttctcttttatttttatactgtccctgacgtcccttgttagCCAAGGTCTCCCCTTACTCCCATTGGAATATTTCTGCCTCCTaggactgatcctgcaccttctgtattattcctagaaattccTGCCATCGTTGTtctactgtcatccctgctaggttagctttccagtcaactttggccagctccactctcatggccccatagtcccctttattcaactgtaacactgacacctccgatctacccttgtcttacatgtctctgtaattctcacaacatcatacttgccaatttctaactgagcctcaagcacgtccactttatttcttatactttgcgtattcatatacaacactttgacctccgtattcacgtcccccctcgcatcgctcgcaattggccctgaccttactcttttatcccttctcgaactttccttcccattaattcgagaatcttttgtaatttttcctgtagtcacttccccttcaactcccatCTTTAtaatcccaatttgtcaatccctccccctcactatttagtttaaacccacacgtgcagCCCTAGCAAATTtgactgccagaatgtcggtacccctccagttaaggtgtaacccgtcccttttgtacaggtcacccctaccccagaagagatcccaattgtctataaatctaaatcctgttccctgcaccagcccctcagccacacattcagatcccctatctccctgttcctgtcctcactagcacgaggtactggaagcaatccagagataaccaccctagaagtcctgcttttcagtcttctttctTACTCTCCGAACTCAAGTTGAAGAACCtcattcctcttcttcccgatgtcgtttgtgcgtacgtgcacaactactgccggctgttcaccttctctctcaagGATGTTCTGAATTGTGCTCGTCAAGCAGATCCCTGAGCTCTGAGttaaggggggagggaaggggaagatgGGAGGGAGGTGAGGAAGGGGAACGGAGagtggagtgggggagagaatggagggaggggaggtgtatTGAGGCCGAGAGTAGgtcaagaggggggggagggggttggggagaagGGGGCAGGGAAGAGGGACGTGCTGGGTACGGGATAGGCATGGGGAAAGGAAGGAGGATATGTGTGAGGGgatggatgggggagaggagaagaaggagaggagggggaaataaAGAGGCTGAGTTGAAAATTATTaatagacaccaggaactgctgatactgggatcttgagcaaaacacaaagtgctagagataCTCAGtgcgccaggcaacatctgtagagggaaatggaatTCTGAAGATGGcattccattcactccacagatgctgactgacctgtttatttactccagcactctgtgttttgctcaagatttcagcatcggcagttctttgtgtctaggaAATAAATGATCCTGACTACTTGTGCTTCTTGACATCACATTACAGTGTGTAAGCAAGTAAATTGTGAGCTGATTTTCCATTTTTGCAGCTCCTTGGccaggcagccagaaacatggtGCTGCAAGAAGACTCCATACTCCACTCAGAGGACGTAAGTACTTATCTTACAGATTcaaggatctacagatgctggaatcttgcatagtacACAAAgtttgtcaggcagtatctcaggtgacgtttcgggtctgaagaatggtcctcacccgaaacgtcacccatccatgttctccagaggtggtgcctgacccgctgagttactccagcactttatgttcttaTACTTCACctgatctctccctctctctgtccaaaTGCTGGCTGAATATTTGTGTCATTCACaagttcatacgttctaggagcagaattaggccatttggcccatcaagtctgttccaccattcaaccacAGATGATCTATTTGTTACCCATTCAAACCCATtttactgccttctctccataatctttTATACTCTTTCTAATCAGGAacatatcaatctccgctttaaaaatactcgatgacttggcctccatcgccgtgagtggcaatgaattccacagattcaccaccctctgactaaagaaattcctcacatCCTGTCACGTCACGTTTCCTACCTTACGCTTACAAGTGATTCATAGGCCCTTTGTATTTTCATCTGAATTAAACATTGGTATCAGATTGATGTAAATGGCATAAGAATTTAATTTTGTTGTTACTGAGATCTAAGTGAAGTTTGAACATTAATTAATTGAATGTAGATATGTGGTAACTGCTCCTTTAGGGAATTTCAAACTATCCATTTAATAACATGATGGATGACAACAGTTGACCTCCATACTGCCTGGTATCCAtcagtctttagtttagagatacagcgtggaaacgggtctttcggtccaccgagtccacgcctaccAGCAGTCACCCCGTACGCTAGATCTATCATATTCTGCGCAGACCGCACCCGTcgtcaggctcgaacccgggtctcggacgatgtgaggcagcaacactaccgctgtgccactctaaTCACTTATTCTTGCTGATATTTTCATGTTTTCACAACCCCGTGTTTTACCTGCATGAAAAGCAATGTGTGATTCAAAAACACGTAAATTAAACCTATAAGCGACTATACTGTGCTATACTGCTCATTAATGCTCTCTTCATTATTTTCTTCGTGTTTTGGGCAGAGTCTACGTAAAATGTCAATTATAACAACACACCTTCAGTACCAGTAAGTATAATTCCTTTTATAACTTGTCATTCCTGTTCATTCCCCTTCCCTCCATCCATTCCATCCCAATACAATTTCACACGCCAATGCTATGTCCAGTGTGAGCTTCGTGAAAAATGCACAGatgggtttcctcccaagacgtgcagattgtgggtgaattggcttctgtaaattgcccctcgtgtgtaggaaatggatgagaaaatgtgataacatagaattattgagtacgggtgattgatggccggcatggacatggtgggttgaagggcttgtttccatgcttagttttagtttagtttagagatacagtgcggaaacaggcccttcgacccagcgagtccgcaccgaccagcgatccctgcacattaacactatcctactacaagggacaatttacgcatgcaccaagccaattaccctacatacctgtacgtctttgaatgtgggaggaaaccatagatctcggagaaaacctacgcggtcatggggagaatgtacaaactccgtacagatagcgcccatagtcgggatcgaacccgggtctcctgcgctgcaagcgctgtaaggcagcaactctaccgctgcggcaccgtgCCGCTATGTATCTAAACTAATCTGTGTTGTAACTGACAAATATTACCACTAGTTCCTTTATTCAGAAGGTCAAGACCAGTGTAAAATGGCTCCTTCCAATATGAGGAATTaaagaattgaaaataaaataaaattatttttatttaaaatgcattttgtgtcAAGAATAAAATATACTACATTTGGTTTATAAGTTAATACATTTACTAAGTTTCTGACTTTCTAAGTTTGTGTTGTCTTCTACAGGCAGGAGGCTATACAGAAAAAGTAAGTATTTCCAGCACTGCATTGTATGAACTCTACTCTAATTAAAATATTCCACTGTGTGCTTATTGCTCATCTTTTTTTCACTGGGCGTGAATCATTCTTCTCTCAAATACTTTGCTTTTCTCTTGAGCATGCCAAAGTGGATcccctcacatttaaccacatgtTATTCTATCTGCCATTTTCCCACCCCCTCAGCTCGTCCATCTCCCCATGAACCCTCTTTAAATCATCCTCCTGTATTCACGTCCCACCTAGTTTCGTATCAGAAGCAGATTTGGAAACATGACTTTCTGTTCCCTCAACTAAATTATTGATATGAGGAGTTAAGACTCGCTCGCTGATCACTGTTTGCTGACCTtctgcacagtggagcagtggtagagttattcacacggactgggcagtgttcaccattttTTACAGTTCAATaattcaatagtgctttatttgtcacatatgcaactgcacagtgaaattatattTTTGCATATACTACACATGCAGGTGCCGCCATTATTCAATGTGCAGTAGGCCCgcacgctcgatgtactggagtagTTCCCATGAACCAATGTCCCTCTTTTTACATCTGATTCATTCctgggtatttgggttgccaaagcgggctgtgatgcaaccagccaaTATGCTGGTTCTTCACACATTTGCTATTTCTCCATCCAATTCTATAGGTGATCTATATCCAGCTgtgtactttgacagccttccccgCTGTCTGCAATTCCAGCACATTCAATAGTGCACAAAACGCTTCTTCCACCAAATTTATGTTCAGTTTCCTAACGCTGTGATAAACACATGGATAGACAAATATTATACTCCCATGTCTTACAGACCTTAGCGGGAATGTTGTAAAGTTGGGGGCAGGTCAGCACAGTTTGCAGGTTGACCTTCTATTCCAGATTTATGGTTCAAGATATTTTCACTTTTTTTCAACACAATGAGAGCTCCCTGCAGCTTCTTGCCAGAGTAGATAAGGAAAGAGACGGCCACCCAGAGAGGGAGGTAACATCTGGTGGCCAAAGCATTGATGTTCCCCCACTGTGCATGAGGAGGGAAGGTCGTTTCACAGGTGCCTTATCACCATCGTAACAAGATGTTCTGCGGCTCCGTGTTTGTGATCCGCTCTCTCACAGGATGTTCCCAACCTGTCCTAACGTTTTCTCATGATCTCCAGCTGTTCACACTTTGTGAGTGGTTTCAATTCAAGCGggcggcacagttgtgcagctggtagaaccgctgcttcacacagccagagacctgggttcgatcctgacttcaggtgctgtctgcgtggagtttgcacccttctccctgtgatcgcgcgggtttcttccaggtgctctgatttcctcccacgtcccaaaggcgtgcgggtttgtaggttaataggccctctataaattgcctctagtgtgtagggagcggatgcgaaagtgagataacatagaactactgcgaACTGGGAATCAAtggacggcgtggactcagtaggcctgtttccatgctatatcaataaactaaacaatccaAATATCAGCAAATTGCATTGTAAAACATTCCTAGATGTCCCACAGGAGAATGATCAAACAACGTTAGATCTGGCTACCACATAGAGaattcacaaggaactgcagatgctggaatcttcgctcatcccttcccacccaaaccacagcTGATCTTATACCTCCTtcccacctccatccagggacgccATAAGTTCTAccaagtgagacagaggttcacatgcgccTCCcctaacttcatctactgcatctgatgttcctgatgtggcctcctgtacatcagtgagaccaaccaAACACTCAGCGACCGTTTCACAGAAATATGTCACTCAGTCCGctggatctcccgattgctaaccactttaactccccttcctatattgacctttctgtcctgggccttctccattgccagagtgaggccacacgctaactggaggaacagcacctcatattttgcttaggtagcttacaactcaatggCATGAACAGAATTCTCCAATATTAAGTCACTTCTACGAACACCTTCCCGTCTCCCATCCCCTATATTTacccccactcccttcccctgaACCCGGGCTGACCTTACTCaagtttcttccccctccccactgaaAGTCCGTTAAGTAGCTTCACATTTCGCAGCATGCATCCTTCTTAGACTCACACCAGTCTCTATCCAACAATCTGCATTTCAGGGAACCGCctcgcctgaggtcatctgttttcCACCTTCATTTCACTTGCCTCTTTCTTCTTCAATTTATTACGCTTTGCTCCCTattctaatcagtctgaagaagggtccagacccgaaaagtcaccaatccattttctccagagatgctgcctgacccgctgagttactccagcacttagagtCTATCtttattataaaccagcatctgcagttcctttttatttccCCATGCCATCTGCGATTGATCAAGCTGTTCTGGAGAGGTTTTACCCATGTTGCATGAGCTGTATAAAGAGTTTGCATTTCTTGGTATGGGAAACTTTACCGCAGGGGTGGTTTTTGAGCATGTTACCAGGATGGAAATTTTTAGCTGTGAGGAGATATTAGATAGGCTGGGGTTGCATTGTATGGaacagaggaggctgaggagacacTTAATTGAGTTGAGTTAAATGATGAGGCACAACAAGTTTGTAAACAccatactcaatagataatatcatAAACAAAGAAAAGTTCAATTTCTAAATGAACCCAATAATGTGCGAAAAACATAGCACAAAGTCTctagtgcaaccaaggcagtttgtagttcagCCTACAAATTTTAAAAGATTTTTGTTCATACATGAAACAGGCACTTAATATATATTTACTTCATCATCTGTAACATGAATGatgcaaaattaaatcagagcggAAAGAACGATTCTGTTATttgagtttatttattgtcacatgtaccgaggtgcagtgaaaagccgttgttgcgtgttaactagtcagtggaaatacaatatttgattacaatcgagccatccacaatatGCAGTTACATCTTGATAATGTGAATAaggtttagttcaagataaagtcaagtacagtccaatcaaagatagtctgagggtctccaatgaggtagatcgtagctcaggactgctctctagttgttagtgggatggttaagttgcctgataacagcatttaaatgacCATTGATGTGAAAGCATATTACCAGGTTAAATATAAATGGGTGTTTCTTCTCTCAAATGTTTCAATAGCGTTGAACTTTCTACAAACCTTCAGGACCAGCTGAAGCATCTACTAAAGTGAACTGGAAGATGACAAGATAACTCTTCACAGGAGATGAAGTCCTTGCTTGGAATTTGGGGGAAGAGAGGTGGAAGGAGAGTGCGGTGTGCACTCACAATAGCAAGGATCGTGGATGTTGATGCATCTTCATTGAGCTCTAAAAGGCACCAACCAGAACCTTACCAAGTGTGGGGTTAGATCTGCTGCTGAGAAGGAATGCTCAGCGGTTTCTGAACTTGAACGCATAATgtatttgaagtctgaagaagggacccgacccgaaacatcacctatccatgtcctccagatatgctgcctgacccgctgacttactccaacaacttgtccttttatgtaaaccagcatctgcagttccttgtttcaacataatGTAATCATTGGTGTTCAGAACTTTATAAGttactagatcaagtgcagacccgttggatctgtctcccccaacgcggggggggggagcGGCATAAGGCGtcgcacacactaaccacctcaaacacacactaactacccccccgcacacacgttaagcgctccctctattccccacttcctatctcccccgctcctctccctctattaccctcttcccccactctccctcctcacctccccttcccccgccccctctctctccctaccccctcctctccctcaatcccgccactctccctcttcacttCCCCATGATCTACCTGCCCCTGGGAGCCCACTGCGTAGGTCcagagcagcagccaacggcctcAGAGTCAGCCTCAGCTCCTAGGCCTCGCGTCCTCTCTCTACCCCCGGAGCCCACCGGTGATCTCCGGGTCGTCACAGAGGACTGATTCCCGAATGCTTCAGGTCCATCATTATTGGTTGATATTGACTGTTATATTGTTcagtggtactttatttgtcacaaatCTAActgcatagtgaaattctttttgcacatTTAGACATGCAGGCGCCGCCATATTTtagcaccatttccaaagtctgGTCAGCCCGCCTGCTTGATGTGCTGGTGGGGGCATTTCCcgcgaaccaacgtccctctcccgGCCCGGCCACCTTTGTGTCCCCTGGGCACCAAggcactggaggcattaccccggttcacacaccacccccctccctcggTTCACCCAcctaccggcccttgctcctcacatccaatgtctccagctccctcccgatAACGACAAGCCTTCGGGCAGGTCCCGCCAACTCAGCCTGGATGCGTgtggtttcgggttgggactcttctttgtTACCcggccatgttctccaaggatgctgcctgacctgctgtgttactccagcactttgtcttttattttttgtaaatccatatccttgtttctacatgtatACCCACCAAACTGTTAACACAAGCGGTCAATTCACCATGGGGAATTATAAGAGTTTAATGTAAGCTCAAAGTTGCAATATTGTATCGAACATTTATTGGAATTAAAACTGCTTTGTAAAAGGATCTTTGAAagtttattacatttattgtgcaTAATATTGCTGTTGTACAGTTGCCGCGTCCCTTAAGTGGACAAGTTGTTTACATGTCACATCATCCTTCAGATGGATAGCTAAGTGGTATCATAGCGTTCTACTGGCAGGTTTCATATCTGTGTATGTCTCTCCATGCTTCAGTATTGATTTTAACTTTTGCTGCCTACACATAACTGCAGCCAGGATCTCCACTTGTCTTGGGCCTGTGCGACAGCAAGTGTTTACAAGACATCAAAGGATGCATAATGTTATACAGTAGCTTCTGTAAACTAGTGTCCTAGAAAAGTATAAAtcaaatagggtggcacagtggtgcagcagtagcatTGTTgcctacagcgtcagagacccggtttcgattctgactacaggtgctgtctgtatggagtctgtacgttctgcctgtgatcatgtgggttttctccaagtgctccggtttcctcccacactccaaagatgtgcaggtttgtagtggcttctgtacattgtaaattatccctagtttgtaggacagtgctagtgtatgggatgatcgctggttggcgtggactcactgggccaaagtgccagtttccatgctgtaactctaaagtaaaGTTTTCGTCACTGTTGTAGAGTTGCTTGTACTACATGTATTAAAGCAAGTGTGTAAAATgtgcattacatttttttttctgtgtTTCTGAACTTTTTTGTGTGTTAAACTGATGTGATTTTAATCAAG contains:
- the borcs7 gene encoding BLOC-1-related complex subunit 7, whose translation is MAAAETQGRFGQSVKGHLSDKVSACTTDVIALTKQILKGSRSSELLGQAARNMVLQEDSILHSEDSLRKMSIITTHLQYQQEAIQKNVELSTNLQDQLKHLLK